A DNA window from Aquarana catesbeiana isolate 2022-GZ linkage group LG01, ASM4218655v1, whole genome shotgun sequence contains the following coding sequences:
- the LOC141126998 gene encoding uncharacterized protein, translating to MQRRWKSLRDRVRRDLTDEDKAARSGAPAPTKKKHVYHTNLQFLRQNMQSHTRPTTSNFRLGEVAEEDTELQRPNSPMTTSGSPRPISEGVVEGTDEESRAVETPSPASLQSGEQRGRGGVRGRGRGRQARGGYNPEADDRVLALLQEVRQERRSMDAFLDPNNPRACFCRSLYHILEDIGGDQEKLCMDRMYGIAMQYRHAKLSGGPPPCDPYNVSHDPPMAPGTSAVLAPHSHYQPPPPRQPPPMPSQTSYHSLQAYADCPPSTSHFQPSYPLPRYQQDFGSDRQAQPLPRPQSPHPQCNQPSTTTYHHL from the exons ATGCAGCGgcgctggaagtccctacgtgaccgtgtcaggagggacctcacggacgaagacAAGGCGGCACGTAGCGGAGCACCAGCGCCAACCAAAAAAAAGCACGTTTACCACACCAATCTCCAATTCCTcaggcaaaatatgcagagccataccagacc GACAACTTCAAATTTTAGACTTGGAGAGGTGGCTGAGGAAGATACAGAGCTTCAGAGACCAAACAGTCCAATGACCACCTCTGGATCTCCACGACCGATCAGCGAGGGAGTTGTTgagggcacagatgag gaatcgagggctgtggaaacaccgtctcctgccagtttacaaagtggagagcagcgcggtcgtggcggtgttcgtggccgtgggcgtggacgtcaggcgaggggcggctataatcccgaggctgatgacagggtgctagcactgctgcaggaagtgcggcaggagaggcgcagtatggatgcctttttagaccccaataacccacgcgcctgcttctgccgcagcctttaccacatcctggaggacattgggggagaccaagagaaactttgtatggatcgcatgtacggtattgcaatgcaatacagacatgcaaaattgagtggcgggccccctccatgcgatccatataatgtttctcatgatcccccaatggcccctgggacctcagcagtgctagcaccccactctcactatcagccccctcctccacgccaaccaccacctatgccgtcccagacctcatacCATAGCCTGCAAGCGTATGCTGATTgtccaccttccacctcccattttcagccctcataccctctaccccgctaccagcaagattttgggagtgatcgccaggcccaaccgttaccccgtccccaatccccacatccccaatgcaatcaaccatccaccaccacctatcaccatttgtaa